The Flavobacterium faecale genome has a segment encoding these proteins:
- a CDS encoding protein adenylyltransferase SelO, with amino-acid sequence MKLNIQDTFNKELPADPIMTNSIRQVEKACFSFVTPTKTANPKVLHVSPEMAENIGITIENTQSDYFKNIVTGNEILPNTQPYAMCYGGFQFGNWAGQLGDGRAINLTELLHNNQRWAIQLKGAGKTPYSRTADGLAVLRSSVREYLCSEAMFHLGVPTTRALSLSLSGDQVLRDMLYNGNPAYEKGAIVSRLAPSFLRFGNYQIFAARQDYETLKTLVDYTINHFYSDLGSPSKETYLKFFQEVTNRSLDMVLHWQRVGFVHGVMNTDNMSILGLTIDYGPYGWLEGYDYGWTPNTTDAQNKRYRYGKQPEMVLWNLYQLANALYPLIDEAAGLEAVLESYRTQYDVKYLNMMRSKIGLYTDQEGDDKFIQLLEENLHLIETDMTIFYRNLSQFENGKPENGIAIIQDAFYQSVEEYPEVTATWTLWFEQYNQRLVFENETNSERSEKMNAVNPKYVLRNYMSQLAIDAADKEDYSLIDELFQLLKNPYAEQPEQQKWFAKRPDWARDKVGCSMLSCSS; translated from the coding sequence ATGAAACTCAACATACAAGATACCTTCAATAAAGAATTACCAGCAGACCCAATAATGACCAATAGCATCAGACAGGTAGAAAAAGCTTGCTTCTCTTTTGTTACCCCTACCAAAACTGCAAATCCAAAAGTGCTACATGTTTCGCCCGAAATGGCAGAAAATATCGGAATCACAATCGAAAACACGCAATCTGACTATTTCAAAAATATTGTTACTGGTAACGAAATCCTACCCAACACCCAACCCTATGCTATGTGCTACGGTGGTTTTCAATTTGGTAACTGGGCAGGTCAACTTGGTGATGGACGCGCAATTAATTTGACCGAACTGTTGCATAACAACCAACGCTGGGCAATACAACTCAAAGGCGCTGGTAAAACACCTTATTCTAGAACCGCAGATGGATTAGCCGTTTTACGCTCCTCTGTACGGGAGTACTTGTGTAGCGAGGCCATGTTTCACCTAGGTGTACCCACTACCCGTGCCTTGTCTCTCTCCTTATCAGGTGATCAAGTGCTACGTGATATGTTGTACAACGGAAATCCAGCTTATGAAAAAGGAGCTATTGTTAGTCGCCTTGCTCCTAGTTTTTTGCGTTTTGGTAACTACCAAATCTTTGCTGCTCGACAGGATTATGAAACTTTAAAAACTTTGGTAGACTATACAATTAACCATTTTTACAGTGATTTAGGAAGCCCTTCAAAAGAGACCTATTTGAAGTTTTTTCAAGAAGTAACAAACAGAAGTTTAGATATGGTTTTGCATTGGCAACGCGTTGGTTTTGTACACGGCGTCATGAATACCGATAATATGTCAATTCTTGGACTCACAATCGATTATGGCCCATACGGCTGGCTCGAAGGTTATGATTATGGATGGACTCCCAATACGACCGATGCGCAAAACAAGCGCTACCGTTATGGCAAACAACCCGAAATGGTTTTGTGGAATCTCTACCAGCTTGCCAATGCGCTCTACCCACTTATTGATGAAGCAGCCGGACTCGAAGCTGTTTTAGAAAGTTACAGAACACAGTATGACGTAAAATATTTGAACATGATGCGTTCCAAAATTGGTTTGTATACGGATCAAGAAGGCGATGACAAATTTATTCAGTTACTCGAAGAAAACTTGCATTTGATAGAAACAGATATGACCATTTTTTATCGAAATCTAAGTCAGTTCGAAAATGGAAAGCCTGAAAATGGAATTGCGATTATTCAAGATGCATTTTATCAGTCGGTAGAAGAATATCCTGAAGTGACAGCAACATGGACGCTTTGGTTTGAACAATACAACCAAAGATTGGTTTTCGAAAACGAAACAAACTCAGAACGTAGCGAAAAAATGAATGCGGTAAATCCTAAATATGTTTTACGCAACTATATGTCGCAACTTGCTATTGACGCAGCCGACAAAGAAGATTATAGTTTGATTGACGAATTGTTTCAACTGCTTAAAAATCCGTATGCTGAACAACCGGAACAGCAAAAATGGTTTGCTAAGCGCCCTGATTGGGCTCGTGATAAGGTAGGTTGTTCCATGTTGTCATGTAGTTCTTAA
- a CDS encoding HAD family hydrolase → MKYKCILFDCDGVIVDSESISNLTLIEMAQTVGVTLTEEFVMDHFLGKSLAFCFKYIQDQANQKLPANFETEFRDRTFHAFKTRLQPIPGIHALLNKIDIDYCVASNGPREKIIVNLTTVHLLDKFEGKIFSAYDINSWKPNPELYLHAAKKMGYSIADCVVIEDSPAGVQAALAGGFAVFGYINAHNKVAFEEMKIPVFDNMEQLDQLLT, encoded by the coding sequence ATGAAATACAAATGCATCCTCTTTGATTGTGATGGCGTAATTGTCGACAGCGAAAGCATCTCCAACTTGACATTGATCGAAATGGCGCAAACCGTTGGCGTAACCCTGACAGAAGAATTTGTTATGGATCATTTTCTAGGGAAATCGTTGGCCTTTTGTTTTAAATATATTCAAGACCAGGCCAATCAAAAACTCCCTGCGAACTTTGAAACTGAGTTTCGAGATCGTACTTTTCATGCCTTTAAAACCCGTTTACAACCTATACCCGGTATTCATGCCCTTTTAAATAAAATTGATATTGATTACTGTGTTGCCTCAAATGGTCCGAGAGAAAAAATTATTGTAAACCTCACCACGGTGCATTTGCTAGATAAATTTGAAGGTAAGATATTTAGTGCCTATGACATTAACAGCTGGAAACCAAACCCTGAGTTATACCTACATGCCGCCAAAAAAATGGGATATTCTATTGCCGATTGCGTGGTTATAGAGGATAGTCCGGCTGGTGTACAAGCCGCATTGGCAGGTGGATTTGCAGTTTTTGGTTATATAAATGCACACAATAAAGTAGCTTTTGAAGAGATGAAAATTCCAGTTTTTGACAACATGGAGCAACTAGATCAATTACTGACTTAA
- a CDS encoding NfeD family protein, producing the protein MEIFDTLPPLLATFWYVAIPISVIFIIQTIMTFTGADGSDGIDPDFDGDFDGADHPFQLFSLRNLIHFLLGFSWTGISFFTLIENEKLLIALSVAVGCLFVFIFFMIIQQVQKLEENNSFKIENTLNKTAEVYLKIPAQRTGKGKILISINGAFHELDAMSEADAIPTGSTVKVVKIENESLLFVIPF; encoded by the coding sequence ATGGAAATATTCGATACTTTACCACCATTACTGGCAACATTTTGGTATGTAGCCATTCCAATTAGTGTTATTTTTATCATTCAAACCATCATGACCTTCACAGGAGCAGACGGATCTGATGGTATTGATCCTGATTTTGATGGCGATTTTGACGGAGCCGACCATCCGTTTCAGTTGTTTTCATTGCGCAACTTGATTCACTTTCTACTCGGTTTCAGCTGGACAGGAATCTCTTTTTTTACTTTGATCGAAAATGAAAAATTACTCATCGCATTATCTGTGGCAGTGGGTTGTTTGTTTGTATTTATATTTTTTATGATCATTCAACAAGTACAAAAACTAGAAGAAAACAACTCCTTCAAAATCGAAAATACATTGAACAAAACCGCAGAAGTGTATCTAAAAATACCTGCGCAAAGAACAGGTAAAGGTAAAATCCTGATTAGTATCAATGGTGCTTTCCATGAGCTTGATGCCATGTCTGAGGCAGACGCGATCCCAACGGGCAGTACCGTCAAAGTAGTCAAAATTGAAAATGAATCCTTATTATTTGTAATCCCGTTTTAA
- a CDS encoding T9SS type A sorting domain-containing protein, which yields MNTKLHYFIFLLSFIATGQITTPNKNLKTSSKEVTKAYYYRDSIVSMQLFMGVDKKMDSIKTYHANGKKNEVFYFDAMGLMDGAADQFNIEGEKMVSTTFLYGKISGRIDYKIPYENTRQEDTRKKALENLVEINKRTNFNPTSLKDIYARAHLYKKLNNYTLAILDFKKLEKVLDLSLNDLKKKAPDSIRAKLIVKQTVVYDALANIYSMFEVQNTALHYYTKAIKTSPNDYRVLYNFTNYLTKIKSYRLSETYLKKILAKSPQHGHARWGISYLYLLLQDYEKALYYANLALEKEANIIKREGGNYDNGPCIKAIRGLAYHKLGETEKGIADLTEVLNRAQNNSYAMKNLGIIYLDQEKYQEACTLFQKAKALDYVKLYDDKDFEPLLLAACNGKNSASQASVSKQPFVFPNPVQNNLTIMNYEFKTFDFEFFDYQSISVLHGRSIDGEINTSALPSGFYILKIYNNPYPQTFKIIKE from the coding sequence ATGAATACAAAACTACATTATTTCATCTTTCTCCTATCGTTTATAGCTACGGGACAAATAACAACCCCAAATAAAAATCTTAAAACGAGTTCGAAGGAAGTAACTAAGGCATACTACTACCGTGACAGTATTGTATCTATGCAACTTTTCATGGGGGTTGATAAGAAAATGGACAGTATCAAAACGTATCATGCAAATGGCAAAAAAAATGAAGTTTTTTACTTTGACGCCATGGGATTAATGGATGGTGCTGCGGACCAGTTTAATATCGAAGGAGAAAAAATGGTTTCCACTACATTTTTATATGGAAAAATAAGCGGTAGAATCGATTATAAAATTCCTTATGAAAATACCAGACAGGAAGATACTAGAAAGAAGGCCTTAGAAAATTTGGTGGAAATAAATAAAAGAACCAATTTCAACCCAACTTCTTTAAAAGACATTTACGCAAGAGCGCACCTATATAAGAAATTAAATAATTACACGCTTGCTATTTTGGATTTTAAAAAACTAGAGAAAGTACTAGACCTGTCTTTAAATGATCTGAAGAAAAAGGCTCCCGATTCGATAAGAGCAAAATTAATAGTAAAACAAACTGTTGTTTATGATGCGCTGGCAAACATTTATTCAATGTTTGAAGTGCAAAACACAGCGCTTCATTATTACACCAAAGCCATAAAAACTTCTCCAAATGATTATAGGGTATTGTATAATTTCACAAATTATCTAACCAAGATTAAATCCTATCGCTTATCTGAAACCTATTTAAAGAAAATACTAGCAAAAAGCCCACAACACGGACATGCAAGATGGGGAATATCGTACCTATACTTACTTTTACAGGATTATGAAAAAGCTTTGTACTATGCCAATTTGGCTTTAGAAAAAGAGGCAAATATTATAAAAAGAGAAGGCGGCAATTATGACAATGGGCCATGCATCAAAGCAATTCGAGGATTGGCTTACCACAAACTAGGCGAAACGGAAAAAGGAATCGCAGATCTTACAGAGGTTTTGAATAGAGCGCAAAACAATAGCTACGCCATGAAAAACTTAGGTATTATCTACCTCGATCAAGAAAAGTATCAAGAAGCTTGTACCTTATTTCAAAAAGCTAAAGCACTTGACTACGTAAAGTTGTATGACGATAAGGATTTTGAGCCACTGCTACTAGCCGCTTGCAACGGTAAAAATAGTGCAAGTCAAGCAAGTGTTTCTAAACAGCCTTTTGTTTTTCCAAACCCTGTACAAAATAATCTAACTATCATGAATTACGAATTCAAAACTTTTGATTTTGAGTTTTTTGATTACCAATCCATCTCTGTCTTACATGGTCGCAGTATTGATGGCGAAATAAATACTAGCGCTTTACCTTCCGGTTTTTATATTCTGAAAATTTATAACAATCCGTACCCACAAACTTTCAAAATCATAAAAGAATAA
- a CDS encoding flotillin family protein — translation MTPIILIVVAAVVFFATISALISRYKRCPSDKILVIYGRTGGTSAKCVHGGGAFIWPVIQDFAYLDLKPLSIEANLTNALSRQNIRVDVPCRFTIAISTEKESMNTAAERLLGLSHEQIQELAKDILFGQLRLVIATMTIEEINSDRDKFLENISKNVDSELRKIGLKLINVNVTDIKDESGYIEALGKEAAAKAINEAKISVAEQEKIGETGKALADREKDTQIAETHRDRDVKIAITQKDREISIASAAKDEAIGKAEAQRDTRVKTSEANSIAIQGENTAKIAIANSEALRREKEAESLRIAMSAEKVQSAKALEESYLAEQKAELARSERERSTQIANVVIPAEIAKQRAIIEAQADAERIRENAKGEADAIFAKMEAEAKGLYEILTKQAEGYKQVIAAAGGDPSQAFQLLLIEKLPELVRTQVEAVKNIKIDKITVWDSGNNADGNGSTANFVSGMMKSVPPLNDLFNMAGLNLPTILKGDDVTNTEVTAPKKDNEIKE, via the coding sequence ATGACACCTATTATTCTTATTGTAGTGGCCGCAGTGGTCTTTTTTGCCACAATTTCGGCTCTTATTTCAAGGTACAAAAGATGCCCTTCTGACAAAATTTTAGTAATCTATGGCCGCACTGGCGGTACATCTGCAAAATGTGTGCATGGTGGTGGAGCCTTTATCTGGCCCGTTATCCAAGATTTCGCCTATTTAGACCTTAAACCGTTATCTATTGAGGCTAACTTAACCAATGCTTTGAGTAGACAAAATATCCGTGTGGATGTGCCTTGTCGTTTTACAATTGCCATTTCGACAGAAAAAGAAAGCATGAATACGGCTGCCGAAAGACTTTTGGGTCTATCACACGAGCAAATTCAAGAACTAGCCAAAGACATTCTTTTTGGACAATTGCGTTTGGTTATTGCAACTATGACCATTGAAGAAATCAACTCTGACCGTGATAAATTTTTGGAGAATATTTCGAAAAACGTAGATAGCGAATTGCGTAAAATTGGTCTAAAATTGATCAACGTTAACGTTACCGATATTAAAGATGAGTCAGGATACATTGAAGCACTTGGTAAAGAAGCGGCTGCAAAAGCAATTAACGAAGCCAAAATTAGCGTTGCTGAACAAGAAAAGATTGGTGAAACTGGAAAAGCACTTGCAGATAGAGAAAAAGATACTCAAATTGCCGAAACCCACAGAGATCGTGATGTAAAAATCGCAATCACTCAAAAAGATCGTGAAATTAGTATTGCCTCGGCTGCCAAAGATGAAGCTATTGGTAAAGCCGAAGCACAAAGAGATACCCGTGTAAAAACATCCGAAGCCAATTCGATCGCTATTCAAGGAGAGAATACAGCCAAAATTGCCATTGCTAACTCTGAGGCATTGCGTAGAGAAAAAGAAGCCGAATCGTTGCGTATTGCCATGTCTGCAGAGAAAGTGCAAAGTGCAAAAGCGTTGGAGGAATCCTATTTAGCAGAACAAAAAGCCGAATTGGCGCGTTCAGAAAGAGAACGCTCTACCCAAATTGCCAACGTTGTAATTCCGGCAGAAATTGCCAAACAACGCGCCATTATTGAAGCACAAGCAGATGCTGAACGTATTCGTGAAAATGCAAAAGGAGAAGCAGATGCAATTTTTGCAAAAATGGAAGCCGAAGCAAAAGGACTTTATGAAATACTAACCAAGCAAGCCGAAGGTTACAAACAAGTAATTGCTGCTGCTGGTGGCGACCCATCTCAAGCCTTTCAATTATTGTTGATCGAAAAATTACCTGAATTGGTTCGCACACAAGTAGAAGCTGTTAAAAACATCAAAATTGACAAAATCACTGTTTGGGATTCTGGAAATAATGCAGATGGAAATGGGTCTACAGCCAACTTTGTATCTGGTATGATGAAATCTGTTCCGCCTTTGAATGATTTATTCAATATGGCTGGTCTTAATTTACCAACTATCTTAAAAGGTGATGATGTAACAAATACTGAAGTTACAGCTCCTAAGAAGGATAATGAAATCAAAGAGTAA